The genome window TCTCGCCAAAAACGAAAGGAGAGTATCCACATAATTTGATGAGACCAGCTGGACCAACATAATGTGATCTGTTTATATCCGAAAAGCtgaaatattctgaaaaaatgattctTAATTGGCTGTCTTCTCCTCATTCTCTCTTGTTTCCATCGCCTCGCCTTTATCCCTGTTCATTGTGAATTTGCTATTGTTTGGCTTGTATTATATAAACTTGACGACTCTCTGCGGGCTTTTGAAGGTAAAAACGGCTGTTAACGTTCAAGTTTTGATTGAAGACCTAGTGTGTTTAATGGGGGAACAGCGGGGTGTTACACTGTAAGAGATGCCGACCGAGAAAATGTGTAGGCACGCTGACTCAAACATTTTCGTCTCCGTTGTGGTCTAGTGGTTAGGATTTATGGCTCTCACCCATAAGgccggggttcgattccccgcAACGGAATACTTTTACAGAATTTCGCATTACTTTCTCAAATTAcatcttttttgaacttttccatTCGTCTCCTGCTCAGATTCTCTGATCAAGTGAGGGAAGCGAGTCTTGAGTAGCAACAGAACTGTGCCATGATATACGTTTGGTTAGCCAGTAGTAGAAGCATCAATATGAAAcgaattaaatgaaaaaatacagaaaaattttgactgacgtgtttgaattgaaaaaaaaacaatcaagataagaatttaaaagaatttatatattttgattcaatttagttcttattttcatcattttacAAACTCACCTCGAGAAATTGGTAAGTTAACTCATTCAGTTTTGCGACTTTTGCTGCCAAATTTCGTTTAAGCGATGGTTCCGATTTTTAGCATTTGCATTGACTTTTTGCAGAATTGTAATCGAATCTAAAATGCAAGGCAAGCAAGATTCGCATCGAGCACAAAAAACTGTAGAAGCGAGTCTTAGATCGGATGGAACACGAAAGAAGCATCAGGATATGGATTGGTATCATGGTTTATTGCCAAGAGCCGATATTAATACGTAAGCGATTTAAATGAGAATAATCAGAAAGTATCGACGAATTTCAGATTGCTAGAGAATGATGGAGATTTTCTTGTCAGAACTTCACATATTGTTGGTCAAGATTCGGCAAAAACTGTGCTCTCTGTTAAATGGAAAGGAAAGTGTCACCACTGGCAGTTACAGGAAAAAGAAGACGGTACGATTCGTTTTTCGGATACTTTGGGACTTGGAGATGCTGACTTTTCTCCGGTCTGCATCTACCCCGGCAAGCGCATTATGAATGTTTCTCACTTTTAATCGCCAACTTAAACTTGTGCACAAGCCAGCCGCTTGAGCTCGAGGAGGGCGAGCGAAAATGCAGAAAAGGGCAGGGAAGGCGCCTTCGAAACCTCTCGCAAAGAGTTGAATTGATTAATGCTCTCAACTTTCAGGTTCGATTGTGATTGAggaacgaaagtttgaaagtgTCCTCGACATGGTGACAACTCTTCGTATGAAACGTCTACCAGTCTCTGCAAACTGCCCGGCACTTCTCCTGAATCCAATCAACAAACAAGATTGGGAACTTCGTCATGATCAGATCAAACTCGGGAAAATGCTCGGAGAGGGAGCCTTTGGTGGTGTTTACAAGGCTGCATTTTATTGCAAAGGAGAAAAGAGAATGGTATGGGATAACCGTGTGAAAGGCTGGaataaataacaatttttattcaggtCGCTGTAAAAGTGAACAAAGGAAACGAGAAGATCAGCACGCGAGCCATGATTGAAGATGTTTGCAAAGAAGCTCGTATCATGAGACAATATCAACATCCAAATGTTGTCTGCTTCTTCGGAGTTTGTGTTGAAAAGGAGCCAATTATGCTAGTGATGGAGTTGGCAAGTCAAGGAGCTCTCGactcttttctgaaaaatgagaagaacaATGTTTCTCTTAGAGATAAATTGAAATACTCATTTGATGCTTCGAAAGGACTTGAATATCTCCATCAACACGGATGCATTCATCGTGACGTGGCGGCTCGTAACTTCTTGATGCacaaaaatgttgtgaaaatCACGGATTTCGGGCTTTCGAAGCAACTCTCCGATTTGGCGCACAAATACAAGTTGAAGGATATTCAAGCGAAGCTTCCGATCAGATGGCTTGCTCCAGAAGTCATTGTCACTGCCACGTACACTTTCAAGTCAGATGTGTATTCCTTCGGGATTCTTTTGTGGGAGGTAAGTTGgaatgaaactgaaaattacagtCAATTACggtgattttcagattttcatgGACGGAGCCATACCGTATCCAGGAATGAAATTGGCTGAAGTGAAGCAGAAAGTCAAAAATGGATACAGAATGGATGCTCCTGATCGAATGCCAGCGTTTGTTCGTAACATCATGATCAGTCAGTGCTGGCCACAAAATCCCGAAGATCGTGGAAATATGAATGAAATTCGGCTTGCGATGGAAAGTGTTCTTGATGGCAAAGTTGCTGCATCCAATAATCGATCTGTGTACTATAAATCTTCATGATTATTGGTGATTTGCAATAAAATCTTTTTAGTGtaattctttgttttttaaagtaaattcaGATAATATACATTCGGCATGCACGCCTAGAGGGAGACACGAAGCAGGCAGATTAATAGttataaaaactgttttccgTAATCTATTAATTGCGCATTTTAAATTCTCATTAAAATTATACCTGTCAGAAAAGGGTGCGAGCCAAAGCTCGGTGGTCTAAATAACTTCCTCAACTCGCTAAATTGCGCATcttcaaactggcgtatctTAAAAAGTACAATacaagaaaatgaattttcaaataacaaaatgaacaaaattaattcatttGCATcacttttaaatgaaatataCCAATTATTTGTTGAGTTACACAGAGTTAAACCCAGTTTACTAAAAGCTGTTCTGTTGTACCAGTTATAATCCAAAAACCAATAACTTTCCAAAGAATACAATTATTGAATTATAATTGGGAGATATTTTGGtacattttatcaattttaagttttttgatattttcctgttcagccaagttacagaccgtttattgaaaaaatccagttttgcccaaaaaacTCTTCATATAACTTCCAAAACTCGATAAACTGAGTATCTTCCTTCTGGCGTATCTCGAAAAATACaagtctgaaaaacaattgttcaactaacaaaattatcagaaatattttttatttctatttcattaatttttatttcaatacatCAACTATTTACAGAGTTGTACCGAGTCAAAGCcattattccaaaattcacagaaaattttgagaacccTTTTGTTGTACCCTTTATAACTCAACTtccattaaatttcagaagataaattttgttgaatagtaagtgaaaaatatttctccacattttgtcagtttaaacatttttgttatttgttcCGCCAAGTTGCAgactgttttctgaaaaaatccaatttccgccataaaactcttcatatctAACGTATCgactcgaaattttgaaaaatgatcatttttttaaggtctctacaatgtcctgaaaaatctttcaaaaaatcctgttcatctccaaaatcgtcctccgctccgaaaaatgaaatcggacttttggttttcgaaaaatgaccaaaaaatgaaattgggatattggggtcgaaaaatatatttttagaaagctgagaacacgttattctcgaatttcatattcattttcgatgatttttcgtttcaaacgacctaaaaattaaagcaaaaaGCTCATTTTGATTCTCACGTGAAATTTGTTTCGCTTAAAAACAACAGGAAAaccaaacattttgttttgagcaaaaaatattcacgTGAGAATCAAAATGAGCTTTctactttaatttttaggtcgtTTCGAacgaaaattcatcaaaaatgatcacgaatttcgtaaataacgtgttctcagttttctaaaaatatatttttcgacccCAATATCCCAATTTCAGGAAGACGATTTTCGAGATgtgtaaaattttcgaaaaatttttgatggaacCTGATAGAGCACCAAAAATTGCGATGTTTggtccaaatttcaaactgttacgttggatatgaagagttttatgggcaaaactggattttttcagaaaacggtctgtaacttggctgaacatgaaaatattaaaaaacttgaaattgataaaatgtgccaaaatattttccagttaTCATACAACAATTGTTTTCTCTGGAAATTCAATGGTTCTTGGATTATAACTGGTGCaacagaaaagttttcaaaaattttggtagcTTTTGGCAAAATGTGTTTGACTCTGTCTAACTCAACAAATAATTGgtattttgtaattaaaagtcatgcaaaataaagaaaaaatattgttctttgttttgttagttgaaaatttgttacCTAGGCGCgtatttttcaagatatgACATTTTGAAGATACGCAATTTAGCGAGGTGAGGAAGTTATTCGGACCACCGAGCTTTGGCTCGCATTTTTTGCTGacagatattatttttaaacagaGAATTCAGAATGTGTCATTTATAAATTATAGAAAACGATATTTGTAAATGTTATATAAAACAATAACTATTTATTGTCCGAATATTTGGCAAGAAAGTCCCGCAGCAGCAAGGATTTGAGAATGGGAGAAAGGCGCACACtattgcatttcaaaaaatcggtcGAGTCGAGACCGGGAACCGcttttttagggaaaaatcGCAAGTGCCAACTTCAGAACACATGTTCCTGTCATTCAATATTTCTGTCGCCTTGGCGGCGTAAAAAGATACCATCTACAAATGAGGTAGGGGTCAGTTTCTCTCGCTTCAGTCAATCTATCTTCATCATCACATCGACATGCATTCTTCTTCCAATTTCCATATTTACACTTTTCGTTTGCCCTTTTCGGTATCAAATATGTGTTTTCGTTATGTCCATTCTggattttgttggaaaatgtgttttggTGTTTGATGCTGTTAATGATGATAGGGTAAACGATGTCATTTTAGAATGGAACtgttcaaacaattttttgaaataaataattttctgaaatttaccaAGCTCTcgtcaaatttattttaatttcaggaaaatgttttgttgcaaaatagggaaatttaaattaataatttaaatattgcaccactcaatttccaaaaaaaattgcagcatcattttctgaaaaatgttcatatttcTCTGCTCTCTCCATCTTTACCCGTCCATCATAATTTATACAATTTAACTCAAAggtcatttgtttttttgtaattgctAGGTTTCCGTCGTGACCCATTTCAATTCCATACACTTCCGTTCGTTCATTGTAATTCAAAAGTCGCGTAGGaatcaaaataaatgaaaaccCACTGCTTCTACTGACTCTTGTGTGTGGTTACTAATTAAAGCTCAACTATTCTCAGAAACCTCTTCTATGTTTTTCGTTTTGCTTCTATCGACTACCGGTTTTTTCTTACAAGCTTGTTTTTGATTctgtttttgaactttttcggcGGAAATCTTTTTCCGGGAAATTGGGATAGgaagtcaattttttgtgtatGCTTGTATATTTGTGCAAAACTCTGAAAACCCCAGAATcctttttggcaattgccgaaacaATTTCGCCTTTTCTCTGCATCTTTACCCGTATTATGTTGCTGAATAGACTTGCAGACTAGACCtagaaaactgtttttttattaCCCCATATTTCTATTCTTcctttttcagcagcaaaaaaacacgcactttttgttttgctcGCCGTGACGACGGTGTTTGagtaattctgaaaataacgaCGACGGCGACGACAggaattctctttttttttggttcggTCGTTTTTTTTCGCCCAGCTCCGCGTTCTCACTCATTCATTTACTCTATTTCTcttcaattttatttgcaatctgtttttgggctgaaaatcaTAGCCCGCTTtgctttaaaacttttccGGACACTGTCAATAACGAATTTCCTAACAATGTGGTAGTTTAAAAGAACATGATGTTGTTTTGagtgggtctcgtcacgatctCCACCATAGTAGTCGCTACAGGTATCAGAAAACCATTAGCGCAAGTTCTAGtctatattgttttttttttgacaaatactCACTTTTGGAGCTTATATTTCGCATTACTCTGTTATATATCcttctaatttaaattttctaaaaatcccTAAATTCAAACCAAAGCACGTGCTCACCTATTCATTTTCTATATGAGGTTCTGACTTATCAATAATATTTCCCCTTAAGCACCTGTCAGCATTTTTGCATTCTTATCAGGATATTTCCACCCTCTATAAGAATCTAATAAAATATCTCTGATTTTCTTTcttcattcaaaattaaattcaccTGACATTCAAGCGTTTTCCGCGactctttttgttttgttagaCCTTATTTTCTTAGACATCTTTTTGGTTGAACTCGATCAAGTGAATCCATCCCGAGCACTTACAAGTTaactcttttttcttgttttttctgttgatttttGCTGCAGAagaactcttttttttccattttccccCGGCTCTTGTCCGCTAAAAGCAATGCATATCCGCCGGCTTTTCCTCTTCGTCATTTTTGCTCGGTGATGTTCACAAAACATTGGAGAGACGGGAAAAACGAGCCGAGTTTTGCAAAAAGAGCCGAATGATGGCTCAGTTGGGAGTAGACCGGATGGCAGAGGAGTGCATGTTTTTATGTGCTTTTTCCGTTAGTCATCTGAAAGCCACGTGTTCAATGTGATCTCGTatgaattggattttttacagaatttttaatGGAGTAGTTTATGCgaaaagtagtttttaaaaatattttgcaaaatcatgCCCACTTCCAAGTACAAGAATGGCGCACGTGCCTAAGTGCCTACCTATACCTTAGGTAGAAATCAAAAGCTTAGCGGTAAACCTGGCACAACGTTGAGCTGAGGAAAATTGTTCTGCAGTGCCCCATATTTTCTAGGATCTAACTATTTGGCCAATAGGCACAtgtttggaacaaaaaatcccctctaaatgcatttttctcaAGTCACTAATTGCGTACAACACACATCCTTTGCACCTTGCAGACAAAACAAGGTGTCTGATTTTCTGTTCAATGTACTCGGAATGTTCATACAAAGACACGTATTagttggttttttgatttattccAATGAAAACAACTTTATATATTCAAGATATTTCTGCAAAA of Caenorhabditis elegans chromosome II contains these proteins:
- the ZK622.1 gene encoding Tyrosine-protein kinase (Confirmed by transcript evidence); this translates as MQGKQDSHRAQKTVEASLRSDGTRKKHQDMDWYHGLLPRADINTLLENDGDFLVRTSHIVGQDSAKTVLSVKWKGKCHHWQLQEKEDGSIVIEERKFESVLDMVTTLRMKRLPVSANCPALLLNPINKQDWELRHDQIKLGKMLGEGAFGGVYKAAFYCKGEKRMVAVKVNKGNEKISTRAMIEDVCKEARIMRQYQHPNVVCFFGVCVEKEPIMLVMELASQGALDSFLKNEKNNVSLRDKLKYSFDASKGLEYLHQHGCIHRDVAARNFLMHKNVVKITDFGLSKQLSDLAHKYKLKDIQAKLPIRWLAPEVIVTATYTFKSDVYSFGILLWEIFMDGAIPYPGMKLAEVKQKVKNGYRMDAPDRMPAFVRNIMISQCWPQNPEDRGNMNEIRLAMESVLDGKVAASNNRSVYYKSS